The Camelina sativa cultivar DH55 chromosome 14, Cs, whole genome shotgun sequence genome includes a window with the following:
- the LOC104739912 gene encoding ethylene-responsive transcription factor ERF027-like, which yields MSASGLASRKKDPVYRGIRCRSGKWVSEIREPKKTTRIWLGTYPTAEMAAAAYDVAAMALKGREAVLNFPESARSYPVPVSTSAADIRTAAAAAASVKGCTEEGEVEKEAKKKKSSSNSSKSRARECHVDNDAGSSSWCGTEFMDEDEVLNMPNLLANMAEGMMLAPPSWMDSRPSDDSPENSNDEDLWGY from the coding sequence ATGTCTGCTTCCGGCTTAGCTAGCCGGAAAAAGGATCCGGTGTACAGAGGAATCCGTTGCCGAAGTGGGAAATGGGTTTCTGAGATTCGTGAGCCGAAGAAAACCACTAGAATCTGGCTTGGGACTTACCCCACGGCAGAGATGGCAGCCGCGGCCTACGATGTAGCTGCTATGGCTCTTAAGGGAAGAGAAGCCGTCTTGAACTTCCCCGAATCCGCCCGGTCATACCCGGTTCCCGTATCAACATCTGCAGCGGATATACGAACCGCTGCGGCCGCTGCAGCGTCAGTGAAGGGATGCACTGAGGAAGGGGAGGTGGAGAAagaggcaaagaagaagaagagtagtagTAATAGTTCGAAGTCGAGGGCGCGTGAATGCCACGTAGACAATGATGCGGGGTCTTCGTCGTGGTGTGGAACAGAGTTTATGGACGAAGACGAAGTCTTGAATATGCCTAATTTGCTGGCTAATATGGCGGAAGGGATGATGCTTGCACCACCGTCGTGGATGGATTCTCGACCGTCCGATGACTCTCCGGAGAATTCAAATGATGAGGACTTGTGGGGCTATTGA
- the LOC104739913 gene encoding lysophospholipid acyltransferase 1 → MGLVDMSSMAASIGVSVAVLRFLLCFVATIPVSFAWRIVPSGIGKHLYAAASGALLSYLSFGFSSNLHFLVLMTIGYASMAVYRPKCGIITFFLGFAYLIGCHVFYMSGDAWKEGGIDSTGALMVLTLKVISCAMNYNDGMLKEEGLREAQKKNRLIQMPSLIEYFGYCLCCGSHFAGPVYETKDYLEWTEGKGIWDTSDKRKQPSPFGATVRAIFQAAICMALYLYLVPQYPLTRFTEPAYQEWGFLRKFSYQYMAGFTARWKYYFIWSISEASIIISGLGFSGWTNDASPKPKWDRAKNVDILGVELAKSAVQIPLVWNIQVSTWLRHYVYERLVQNGKKAGFFQLLATQTVSAVWHGLYPGYMMFFVQSALMIAGSRVIYRWQQAISPQMAMLRKGMVFINFLYTVLVLNYSAVGFMVLSLHETVTAYGSVYYIGTILPVVLILLSYVVPAKPSRPKPRKEE, encoded by the exons atGGGTTTGGTGGATATGAGTTCCATGGCTGCTTCGATCGGAGTATCGGTGGCCGTACTCCGTTTCCTACTCTGTTTCGTGGCCACGATCCCTGTTTCATTCGCTTGGCGAATCGTTCCGAGTGGAATCGGTAAACACTTGTACGCTGCAGCTTCAGGTGCTTTACTCTCTTACCTTTCGTTTGGATTCTCCTCCAACCTCCACTTCCTTGTTCTGATGACGATCGGTTATGCTTCAATGGCGGTTTATAGACCCAAGTGTGGAATCATCACTTTCTTCCTCGGTTTCGCTTATCTTATTGGCTG TCATGTGTTTTACATGAGTGGAGATGCTTGGAAAGAAGGAGGAATCGACTCTACTG GAGCGTTAATGGTGTTAACGCTGAAAGTGATCTCGTGTGCAATGAATTACAATGATGGGATGTTGAAGGAGGAAGGTCTTCGTGAAGCTCAGAAGAAAAACAGATTGATTCAGATGCCGTCTTTGATTGAGTACTTTGGTTACTGCCTCTGTTGCGGTAGCCATTTTGCTGGTCCcgtttatgaaacaaaagattatCTCGAATGGACCGAAGGGAAAGgg ATTTGGGATACTTCAGATAAAAGAAAGCAGCCATCTCCTTTCGGAGCTACAGTCAGAGCTATTTTTCAAGCTGCGATCTGCATGGCTCTGTATCTCTATTTAGTACCTCAATACCCCTTAACTCGGTTCACTGAACCCGCGTACCAAGAATGGGGATTCTTGAGAAAGTTTAGTTACCAATACATGGCTGGATTCACTGCCCGTTGGAAGTATTACTTCATCTGGTCAATTTCAGAGGCTTCAATTATCATCTCTGGTTTGGGTTTCAGTGGTTGGACTAATGATGCTTCACCAAAGCCTAAATGGGACCGTGCCAAGAACGTAGACATTCTCGGTGTTGAACTAGCTAAGAGTGCGGTTCAGATTCCACTTGTATGGAACATACAAGTCAGCACTTGGCTCCGTCACT ATGTGTATGAGAGACTTGTGCAGAATGGGAAGAAAGCAGGTTTCTTCCAGTTACTAGCTACACAAACTGTCAGTGCGGTTTGGCAT GGACTCTATCCTGGTTATATGATGTTCTTTGTTCAGTCAGCTCTGATGATTGCTGGCTCACGGG TTATTTACCGGTGGCAACAAGCCATCAGTCCACAAATGGCAATGCTGAGAAAAGGCATGGTGTTCATAAACTTCCTTTACACCGTTTTGGTTCTCAACTACTCAGCCGTCGGTTTCATG GTGTTAAGCTTGCACGAAACAGTCACCGCCTATGGGAGCGTATACTACATTGGAACAATCTTACCTGTTGTATTGATTCTCCTCAGTTACGTTGTTCCTGCTAAACCCTCCAGACCAAAACCACGCAAAGAAGAATAA